The Anopheles gambiae chromosome 2, idAnoGambNW_F1_1, whole genome shotgun sequence genomic sequence TTTCCACCGATTCGGGGCTCTTGTCGAGATTGGCCACAATTTCGGGAATGTTTTGCTTCACCGGATTCTGTTGTATTTCCGGTATGCCAAGGAAGGCAAACTCTTCCAGATTTTTCAGCAAAGTATCCCGCTCCTGCGGTGGCGCTTCCACTATTTGCCTCAGTCGTAGCTGCACCTGGGCAAAATGTGATGTCAGTGCAATCAAATTCGACGAAAGGATTTCATGTTCGTCTTCCAGGGATTTGAGCCGCTCCCGTTCTACTGCACCATCTGGCAGCATTCTGTCGTCCAGGTGGTCAATCGTACTTTCATCGGTGAGCCCTTGGTTCGATTCGGAACTGAAAGCGGAATCAAAATCGAACTCCTCTTCCGATACATTCCGAGGCATCGAACGATCAGTATCCACGAACAAACCAAATTTCATGTCCACCTCCACATCGCCATCGTCACGACACGCTTCCTCACACGTCGTCTGTCCATCGCAACCTTGTTGGTCATGTTGGTCCCCAAGGGAGCGAGCCTCATCGATGCGTATATTTACAGACATATTTGTCGTGCTCCTCACTTCGATGACGCTTTGCCTGCGTGTCGAATGAATTCACATTCACAGATCGCTTCGAGTAATTGAACCTTCTGCGGGATTGTTTCTTTAGCACACCTGTGACGTTCGCGGAAAATGCTCTTTCGTGTGGGCGCTAGTATGACGTGTAGCCAaactgtattttttcttctttgactGCTGCACCATATGCAATCACTGAACGAAAGCCTTACTCAAGCGCGTAATAAGGCGATATGCGAGCACGGACAGTAGCTTACTACCCGTAGCGAGTAACTCATTAATTAAGTGCAGACTATTGTTTATTTGTACAATGCGTAACGTTTCACTGCCCGCCTATAGTTCTGTACTTGGGGCACTTGTATAATAGAGCTGTCCTTCTCCACGTCCTACCATTTTTACTGTGCTTATTGACATTTTACAAAAGCTTTTATGCTTCGCAAGTGTTGGTAAAATGCTTCTGCTATGTTTATCTCTCTGTATCTATGCTTACATGAGGCGCATGCGCACGAGACAAAAACGTGAACCGTTTCGAACCACGTGCGAGCAATCGAGGAAATGGGAATGAAAGCTCTATTCGGAATTTATGTTtcgatacattttttacagatattttttctttacaaaTCTAAAATGTCCAGCTATCTTAGAACGAATAGTTACCCAACCGTTtgataattattgtttttaattttatacttttttcaattttatcgcAAATCCATCAAGAATAATTAACGTTTCTTATGAGAATATGTAACGTATATACAAAGTTAAAGTTAAATTGGTTAAACTTACCGTAATGATTGAATTACtcttcattcttcttcttgaatTGAAGCCATTAATTGGGATTGGCTATCGATGAATTAATTATCCGACAAAAAGAATAAACCACTTTTCTGATGGTTCCGATATTTAAAAACGCCGCAACAACCGTAGTTGGATTAAGTTTGCCACAAGACGCTTATGTTCTTGGCTGTCTATAACCTATTGGGTTATCTATAGCAGTACAGTCAGTCTTACACACGGGAGCTAGGTCCGTGTAGGGCTAAAACCCATAACGGACATGTTTTAAGGTCGTGCAACATACACCACGTGTCCGACACTTCGAATTGGAGATTGGAGAATATAACAGAATCAATCTCACTACGTTCGTTAAGTACAACGTTATCACTGAAAGTGAAATTCCTCGTGTTTTTCAATATTGCACGACTGTTTTCCTATTTTGAATATGTTTGAACAGAACAAACTGAATACACACTTctcaatttcatttaaaagcGCAATCAACCTTCATGATCTCCATCGATCCTCGTTATAGTTTCTGAACGATTATATTTCGTTTCATCAAACAACGCACTGGTTTGAAGATAAGACTGATGAGTGGTGGTATCGTTTTGTCGATCAAAGTGttttcgtttgatttgtttcgttaCCCATTCCGCTGGAGTTCATTTTTTACGGTCACCCaaccttttttgctttggtgTTGAATAAAGCTTGACGCCCTCGATCACCATATTGTGCACGCGTATTTTGTGTTGCGTCAACATGTAGTTAAACCTGGAATAAACAGGACATACAATTGTGCGTTCCTTTAACACTTTCCATTATGAGCAATAGAAAATACACTTACCTGTATCCCTTGCCGCAGAATTCACAGTGAATCCGGTCGCCTGTGTGCAGCATCATGTGCAGCTTCAGCTTGTGAGGTACGGGAAATGCTTTACCGCACACTTTACACACATGCTTCAGTGTGTTTCCTTTGTGGGTATTCATGTGACGCTGCAATCCTTTTTTCCAGCTGTACGGCATGCCGCATATTTTACACGGAAAGGTTTTGCGCTCGTGTTTCGACTCGATGTGCTCCACCAGCGCCCGACGCTGCTTAAACTCGTGGCCACATATAGTGCACTGGTGATCGCGACGCTCACTGTGCACGAGTAGGTGTGCTTTAAGCCCGTTAAGCGATTTAAATGCATTGCCGCACACTTCACAAATGTGTTTGGTTTCTGTAATTGGTGTTGTGGCATCCTTTTTAACTGGAGCACGATACTCGCCCCTGTCTGATGATGACAGGTTGCCCGTAAACTCTTCAGAAGAGGAATCGTCTCCGTAGTCAATCGAATAGTCGTCCGAAATGAGCTGATTGTCGGGTTCGGTTAGTTCGATAACTTCTTCGGACTCCTCCGCAGTACCAGCCGGTAGCTCCTCGCAGTACGATTCAAACTCGTACTCGTTGGCAAATTGCTCTTCCGTGACCTGCGTTGATGTCGTGTCGATCACGATTTCTTCACATTCAGCCGGAAAAGATTCTTTGGTTGCGAAGATGCCCCCTTCCAGATTGCTGCTTTCTTGGATAGATTTCGTTGCAATAGCTGCCTCCGTGGGCTCGGGACATTTTGCCACACGTGGCTTGCTGAAAATTGCCTTTAAAGTTTCCTGCGCTTGGGTACACGTCTTCCAGAATGCTTGGATCCCGTTGGCCGTTTCTTTGCAGCTATAGCAAACACCGACTGGTAGCTTGGAGGAATCGGAAAGATGTAACTGATGTTGAAATATCTTATCGAGCTTCAATAACAAATCCGGTTCATTCGAAATGTGGGTGGTTTGAGCTTGCCCGCACAACCGGCAGTAGGATTCTCTCTTCACGTTCTGCGCATTGTTTTGTGTAGCTCCATCGCTTGAAGGATTCGCTGTATTGGCTGGACATTCAACGTTGCGCGTAGGTAAAGCTCCTAGGGCAAGCCTCGGCACCTTATACCGCCTGTTGATGAGATCCTTTTCGAAGTGCTCCTCACATATCAATATTTTGCTCGGCAGCTTGCTGAGGGGGATCGCATTTACCCAGCCTGACTTAATCCACCAGTTCTCGAATTCTCGCGTACGAGTGAAAGGAAACACCACGAAGTCGCGAATTTTCGGCACACACTTGGGGAAAAAGCAAATGCTTCCCATAATTGCTGTAAAAAGACGCTATTGTTGCGCGTCGCTCTCCGTACAGTGGATGTTATTGAGGTATTGACCTAATGTTGGACATATGTCTATTGGTTGTTGACAATTAATTGTCTTGTCAGTATGGACTATGGACGAAGGAAAGGgacattttaaacattttcttgGTCCAacacaattattttttttcactttttaatGATTGCATTGCAAAGATGTGttattatatatttaaaattatatgtTATTCAAATAAATGCGGTGTCTAAGAGTTTATGTTTGGAAAATCTCACATCCAGTGATTAGCACTTCTGTGCTGCACACTGTGATCTGGCAGGTAAATAAACCACGCAATTGTCAATCCATCTAGTGTCGGCAGGTCTGTTGCTCACCAGGAGCTGCGGAATGTTTGGTGAAATACGTTGCATTTGAGCAAAAAGAGAACTCAGCACCAACGGAGAAACGCACCGCCATGGGAAAGGACGTGAATCTTGACTGTACGCAAAATCTGGTACATCCCGACTGGGAAATACTAGATCCAACGCCAGACATTTTCGCCCTCTTCCCGCTGTTCGATCGGAAGTTCTTCCAGGGCCGACTGTCTTGTGTACAACTGGAGTGGAGTAAGAAAATGTACAACTGTGCTGGAATATGCTATCAACGCTCAAATCGACTGGGGAAAAGCTGCATTATAAGACTGAGCGAGCCGCTGCTCAAGCTGCGGCCACGGAAGGATTTGATCCAAACGCTTCTGCATGAAATGATACACGCCTACTGCTTTGTGTTGGGAATCCGCGAAGGAAATGGGGGGCACGGGCCgacgtttaaaaaaataatgaatggCATCAACAAAATAGCAGGCACTAACATTACGGTAAGCATTGCTTGACGAAAATACAATGAAGCAATTCGGTCATTGTCCTAACCACTAACTCCATCCATACCCATTGCAGGTTTACCACAGCTTCCACGACGAAGTTGACCTGTACAAGACGCATTGGTGGAAGTGTAACGGCCCATGCCAGCATCGGCATCCGTTTTATGGGCTGGTGAAGCGCACAACCAACCGCAAACCGGGTACGTACGACTTTTGGTGGCAAGAGCATCAAAATACGTGTGGCGGTGAATTCATCAAAATACGCGAACCCTCCCCTAAGCGGAAGCGAGCCGTAACCAACAAGGAAAACATAATGGGATCTCAGACGCCCAGTCAGCCACGCCGGTCGCAGGATTCGAAACCGAGAGCTACTCCAAATAATCAGAAAAATGTTATATCTAATTACTTCAACAACTCTACCACCGTCAGTATTCCCACGAAAAAACCGACCTACACGACTGGAGCAAAGCCAAACTTTGGCGGGGGTACGTTAGTGATTAGAAAACCGCCGACGACGCAGACGCGTCCCGTAgtcccaaaaaaagaaaagcctcCTTCGCCCATTCTTAAGGAACCACCTCCTGTCCAGAAACTCCCAGCGGAAGGTAACCTACGTAACGTGAGGCAGTTTAAAGACCTATCGAGCGACGAGGAAGGTCCGCCAAAAGCAAAGAAACCTCCAGTTCCGATATTTTCGGGTACGGGATTCGTGCTAGGGACAGCTTCCACCGACAGTACTGGTGCGCGAAGAAGTCGACTTTTGGACAAATTTTCTTCAACCAGCGGCGGTGCCAAACCATCTTCGACTAAAAAACCGCGAATCGAGCGAACAGACCCCAAGCCTAGTAGCAGCAACGCGGTAGAATCCATCCTGCTATCCGACGACTCAGATGGCGTATTCGAGGAGATAGATTTAACCGAGGTTGGGCGAACGGtagaaaacatcaaaaaggAACGGCAAGATGCGATCAAGAAGGAAATTGTTGATTCGCTCACAAACGATGATATGGATGAGATTTACCTCATTGACGACGACTACGATGACGAGCTGGCGGATGAAGAGCTCTCTTCGATCGACGATACTCTGCTCGACCGATCGGTTATTGATGAACTGTTTAACGATAGCGATGCGCTGATAGAGGACTTCAATCGTACGAATGCACAAATCAAGATCGAAAAgccggacgacgaaatcgttTCGTGTCCGATGTGTCTGAAAAAAGTGACTCGCGGTAAGATCGGTGATCATCTCGAAGACTGCTATGCGCATATTTCCGGTGAGCCGAGGACAGTCACCAAGAAAAAACCGCCTGCGACAAGGGAGCAAACACCGAGCGCTACATTGTCTGGAACGAGCCGGGATGGGAGCCGGCCATCAACATCGCGGGCAACGAGCAACGATGAAA encodes the following:
- the LOC1270880 gene encoding zinc finger protein 595, whose product is MGSICFFPKCVPKIRDFVVFPFTRTREFENWWIKSGWVNAIPLSKLPSKILICEEHFEKDLINRRYKVPRLALGALPTRNVECPANTANPSSDGATQNNAQNVKRESYCRLCGQAQTTHISNEPDLLLKLDKIFQHQLHLSDSSKLPVGVCYSCKETANGIQAFWKTCTQAQETLKAIFSKPRVAKCPEPTEAAIATKSIQESSNLEGGIFATKESFPAECEEIVIDTTSTQVTEEQFANEYEFESYCEELPAGTAEESEEVIELTEPDNQLISDDYSIDYGDDSSSEEFTGNLSSSDRGEYRAPVKKDATTPITETKHICEVCGNAFKSLNGLKAHLLVHSERRDHQCTICGHEFKQRRALVEHIESKHERKTFPCKICGMPYSWKKGLQRHMNTHKGNTLKHVCKVCGKAFPVPHKLKLHMMLHTGDRIHCEFCGKGYRFNYMLTQHKIRVHNMVIEGVKLYSTPKQKRLGDRKK
- the LOC1270881 gene encoding DNA-dependent metalloprotease dvc-1 — its product is MGKDVNLDCTQNLVHPDWEILDPTPDIFALFPLFDRKFFQGRLSCVQLEWSKKMYNCAGICYQRSNRLGKSCIIRLSEPLLKLRPRKDLIQTLLHEMIHAYCFVLGIREGNGGHGPTFKKIMNGINKIAGTNITVYHSFHDEVDLYKTHWWKCNGPCQHRHPFYGLVKRTTNRKPGTYDFWWQEHQNTCGGEFIKIREPSPKRKRAVTNKENIMGSQTPSQPRRSQDSKPRATPNNQKNVISNYFNNSTTVSIPTKKPTYTTGAKPNFGGGTLVIRKPPTTQTRPVVPKKEKPPSPILKEPPPVQKLPAEGNLRNVRQFKDLSSDEEGPPKAKKPPVPIFSGTGFVLGTASTDSTGARRSRLLDKFSSTSGGAKPSSTKKPRIERTDPKPSSSNAVESILLSDDSDGVFEEIDLTEVGRTVENIKKERQDAIKKEIVDSLTNDDMDEIYLIDDDYDDELADEELSSIDDTLLDRSVIDELFNDSDALIEDFNRTNAQIKIEKPDDEIVSCPMCLKKVTRGKIGDHLEDCYAHISGEPRTVTKKKPPATREQTPSATLSGTSRDGSRPSTSRATSNDESRPSTSGATPARRASAASKKADDMVTAHQQLLRDCGYGEADITAVLQDISMEEMPAPTMTSLRQQVLRDCGYSEEDILRVLDDASPEELQDNDVEFISAVESCDCPICGKKVALNLINQHLDQCLMK